GTGATGTCTGCCCAGAGCCGCCGGGACTCGGCGAGGAGCCGCGCGCGCCGGTCGCGATCGAGACCGCGAAAGGGCTCGTCGAGGATGGCCAGGCGCACGCCGGAGCGAAGCATCGCGCGCGCCAGGCGCACGCGCTGACCTTGGCCGCCCGAGACGAGCCCTCCGCCTTCGCCCAACGACGTCTGCAGCCCGTCTGGAAGCGCCTCGAGGATGTCGAGCATCTCGGCGCTCTTGAGCGCCCCCGACAGTGACCAGCCGTGCGCGCCGTCGTTGCCATACCGGAGGTTGTCGATGAGGCTCTGGTTCCAGAGACTGATCGCCGGATCCACCCAGGCCGTGGTGCGCCGCAGCCGCTCGACAGCGGCCTGATCGAGCACCTGCCCGTCGACCTTGATCTCGCCGCGCGCCGGCCGGAGCCAGCCGAGCAAAAGGCCGACCAGCGTCGACTTGCCTGCTCCGGAGACACCGACCACGGCCACGTGCTCGCCGGGGGCGATGTTCAAGGAAACCTTGTCGAGGATGGTGTGACCGCCGCCTTTCACGCGGACCTTCTCCATCACGATCGAAACGCCGCTCGCGGCGTCCGCGGGCGCGACAGGCTCCTGCACTGGCGCCTCGGGCCGGGCCGGAGGCTCCTTGATATCGCCGATGACGTCGAGGAGCCGGCGAACCCGGTTCATCGCATTCGGGAACGCGCGGCTCAGCATCATCAGCCGCTGGCCGAGGATGGGGAACCGCAGCGCCCAATAGACGACCAACAACACCAGCGAAGCCCGATCCGTGCCCGCGAGGTACGAATAGACGAGCAGCATGACGAGGCCGTAGCTCCCCAGCATCAGCCCGCCTTCGAACCCGACCGACAGCGTCTGGAGCCAATAGCGCGCCTTGCTCCAGCTGACGAGCAAGGTCTCCTGCGCGCGGCGCAGCGACCGCTCGGCGCCGTGGATCCGGATCGGCGTGAGCCCGACGAGCGCGTTCAGGGTGAATCCGCTGAGCGCGCCTGCGTGCATCTGCACGCGCAGGTCAGGCTCGAAGAGCAGCTTCTGCGCGACCAGGGGCACGAGCAGCGTGACCGCCGCGAGCGCGAGCACGATGCGCCATGCGTGCGGTGCGGCCCAGATGAGCGCGGCAGTGATGCTCGCGACTTCGAGCGACAGGACCAGGGCCTGCGCGAGCAGGGGCGGCAGCGACCGCATCGCCTGGATGTTGTGCGTGCGAGACGCCATGTCGGAGGCGAGCCGGCTCTGGAAATAGCGGTCCTCCATCTCGGGGAGCTTCTCGAAATACGCCTTCCGCAGCCGCACCTCGAGCCGGCGGCCGATGCCGAGCAATCCCAATGAAATGGGGATTTGGATGAGCATGAAGCAGAGCGCGACGCCCGCAAGAACGGCCATGCCCGTCGCACGCTGCGCGAACGTGCCGAGGTCGCGCCCCAGGTCGAGCACGCCACGGAGCATCAGCGATTGCAGGATCCGCCCGAAGGTGGCGAACACCAGTCCCACCGCAATCAGGCCCGGAACGACCCACGAATCTTCGCCTCGCAGGCGGAGCAGCGTTCGCGCCGGACTCACCTGCTTGGCGATGAGCTCCGTCGCCAGGTCGCTCGCGAGCACGGCTCTCGGCGCGTCTTCGCCTTCGCGCGGAGCCTCGCGCCAACCGCGAACCCGCATCAGCACCGCGCCGGTCATCGACAGCTCGCCCTCCACCTCGGGGTTGGGGCGAACGGACCAATAGGCAGCGGGAATGGGCACTTCGCTGGAATCGTCCTTTGCAATCATGGATTGCAGCAGACCCGCCGCCATCCGGCCTCGCCGGACGGCGCCCGCGCGGATCATCGCTTCGGACGCCCGGCACGCGGCGTCAAGCCTGGCGATCGATAGATACCCAGGGTCCTTGAGCGCCCGGGCAACCAGCGCCCGCGCCTGCGTCGCACCCAGGTTCAGCAGGCGGCGCTCGAACGTCGCGACCGCCTCCTCGGACCCAGCCCATTCGCGCCAGCCGGTCGCCGGAACGGACGTGGTGTGCTGGTACAGGTGGCTCAGCAGCGTCGAAATCCGGGTCCAGTGACGCCCCGCCGCCGGGTCCATGACCTGGATGAACGGGCCGACGCGATTCCACAGCACCACGAAGTGCGGCCGTCCTCCCGCGCTGAGCGTGACGATGATGGCAGGAAGCGCCTTGGCTTCGGGGACCACCACGTGATCGAGCGGAAGCATCACCTGCTCGGCGTCGAGCCCGAGCTGGTTCGCGACTTCATCCAAGGTGACGATCGAGGTGCCATCGACGTCCGTCTGACACACTTCGCGAAGGACGCGATAGTTGAGCTCGGCGCCCATCCCCGCGAACAGGCTCTTGAGTGAAGCGGGGCCGCAATCCGTCGCCGAGATCTGGATCACCTCGGGAATGATTGAGCGCCGGCGCCTGGGAGGAGTCATGGTCAGCGGGCCTCGGCTTCGGGCCGGAACACGTTCGTGGGCCGTTCTTCAGGCTGCGGATTCCATTCGCCGACCGCCCGCATCAGCAGCGCGACAGGCGACGCCCGCGCGACCTCGACCTCCACCGACAGGGTCATGCCGTGGCGCAGCTGGATGCGCGGATCGTCCGGCGGTGCGAACTTGAGCTCGACGCGCACCGTACCGGGGATGGCCTCGGGCGTGGCGGTCTGGCCGGGCTCGGTCCCGACGGCCGTCACCCGGGCGGGGACCGTCCCGTAGATGGTCATCGGGTAGCCGTCGAGCTTGAGGCGCGCCGTTTGACCGGGCTGGATCAATCCGACGACCTCCTTCGGGAAACGGGCGCGCACCCGCACCTCGGCATTGCTCGCGACGATGGTGCCGACCCGCTGCCCGTCGGCAATGAACGCTCCCGAGCCGAGTTCCGCCACGTCGACCAGGTGGCCCGTGGCCGGCGCCCGATACAGCTTCCGCTCGATCTGGTACTCAAGGCGGTCGATGGTCCCCTGGAGCTCCCGGATCCGCCCCTCGGCGCCCAGCGCCTCGCGCTCGAGTTCCAGCAACTGCGCGGCGAGGGCTTGACGGCGCACGTTCTGCTCGCGCCGCAGTCGGATGAGCGCCAGGCCCTGCGCCGTCTGCGCGAAGCGGAGCGCGTCGACATCGGTCGTGCGCTCGAGCTTCTCCATCTCCGAGACCGCGCCCGCCGGGCTCTTGAAGGCCAGCTCCGCGCGTTCCACCGCGAGCCGGTGCCTGGGCGCGAGCTCCTGTTCCCTCCCCAGCGCCTCCTTGACTGCGACCTCGTCCACCCGTGCCGTCAAAGCCGCCTCTTCGTGCTTGTTGGTGATCTGCTGGCGGATGATGGCGAGCTCCTTCTCGGTCGCGGCGAGCGTCGCATTGCTCCGCTCGAGCTCGAGGCGCTCGGCCCGTGCGTCGAACTCGATGAGAAGGTCGCCTTCCTTGACCTCCTGGTCGAGTTTGAGCAGCGAGAGCACGACCCTGCCCGCGCTGGGCGGCTCGATGCGATGGACGGCGTTGTGTGGCTCGATCCGGGCCTGTGAGCTGGCCTTGACGAGCGGGACCTTGGCGAACAGCGACCATGCGATGAGCCCGCCGGCACACAACACCATCAGAGCGACGAACACGAGGCGCGTGTCCGACTCGTAGTTCAGGGAACGAAGGGTCCGCTCGAAGGGATATGCCATGGTCCGCTAACCAAAGTCGCCTTAATGGTCTTGCCCTGTCAACACCTCGGCCACTGCTTTGTGATTCACGTTCCCATTGCCTGAATACGAGCACCTCGATGCGACGCGGGACGTCGTCCGCATCGCCGCAATGCGCCACACATTGTTTTTGGCTCGATTTGACATCCAACTTCGAGTTCACTTAGCGTTTAACTCGAAAGGAGGCACGACATGAAGATCAAGATCCACGTTCGCGGCGGCCCGAAGGCGCGTTAGTAGTCAGGCGTTTTGATGCCAGCTGTTAAGGCTGGTCGTTCCTCGTTTTCGATCACCAGAGGGGGGTTGATGAGGATTTTCCATCAGCCCCTCCTCTTATTTCTGGTTCTGGCAACGTCTTGATCTTGCAGGTGCTCGTTCCTGCCAGGTTGCTCCAGAACCTCTCATGCGCTTGAACCGAATATGCGCTGCATGCGGGCGCCCCCCTCCCCTCCTGCGAAGGTAGGCAGGATGGCGCGGCAGCGACAGGTCTCTGAGGCCGTTGCTGGAGGGGCCGAGATTCTATGCCGCTCGGCGCTCGTATCGGTGATGGAGCCCGAAGACCTCGCTCAACTCTAGCACCTTGGCTCCACGCTCCGGGCCGTGCACCTCACGCCGCTCAAGTGCATCCTTACCGAGCGACAGGTGCGTTCAGCTCGCGTTGTAGTAGCGCTTGTACTCGCGCAGTAGGCGCCGTGCGTGGGCTTCGTTCAGGATGACGACATGGTCCAGCAGCTCCCGACGAATTGAGCCAATGACTCTCTCGGCATAAGATGTCTGCCACGGACAACAATATGTTTTTCGAAGAAGTGGCTGCGCCATTTCGTCGGCGTCTGCGACCAGGTTACCTCGAGGGCACTGGTGCTCGCGTCGACACCAAGGCCAGAGTTTGAGCCATTGCGCCAGTCGAGCCCATTGTTCGATGAAATGGGCACTTCGATTCGCTCGCCTTGTCTCCACTCATGCCCTGCGCTCCTCGTTTCGGTTTCGGCCAGCTGTCACAGAAGGGCCACGACCTGCTCCTCCCCATCGACGGCTTCGAGGAACAGCACCTCCTCCTGGATGTCGGGCGCCAGCAACCGCAAGTCCAGCAGGTGCGTCACACGCGCCCAGGTAAAGCCCAGTTGACCGGCGACGTCCGCCGCGCTCGCCACGAGCCCCCTCTCAATGGCGGACTCCAGATGGTGCGCCAGGGCCAGCATTCCCGCGACGTGTGCCGGCCGGCGCGACACCTCTCGCGGCGACGGTGGTGCCCCCTCTCGAAAACGCACCTTCGAGCGACGCACGCGGTGGACGTGTGCGCTGACGAGGCCGGCCTCCGCCTGCTGGGCTTCGGGGCTCGCGCTCACGCCGCCGCCTCCGAGCCGTTGCTGTCGAGAGGAAGGCGCTCATTCTCGACGAAGCGGGTGAGGGCCTCCCACTGCGTCAGTGCGTAGGAAATGGCCTGGCCGAGCGGACTCTTGGGCGGGTGGCGCGGGGCCTGCGCCTCCAGCCAGGTACGCAGTTGCGCGAGGACGGGGGCGCTGTGCAATTGGCGGACGGCGGTGCGCACCACGTCCGCCTCACGTGCCTGTGCCTCGACGCGGACAGCGGGCGCGCACTCCTCTACGTCAACCGAGGGGGCCAGGAGACGCGCCTGGCCGAGGTGCTCCGCTCCGCCGCTGGCACCCGCGACGACGTCGGCGAGTTCCGCTCGCTCGCCTCGGACAGGCAGTTGGCCGAAGTCGGAGTGGGATTCCCGCCGTACCATGGCCTGTGCCGCACCACGACGCTCGGAATCTCTTGGAGCGAGATGAAGTCCCCAGCATTTCGAAGTGAGCATGCAGGCGCATGCGGTATTCTTCGGTGCAGCCATCCCTACGTTGGGGGGCTCTGACAGGGAGGTAGTTGGTGGAGACCGAGGTGACAGAAATCGCTCCAAGACTCTACCGGCTCTCCACCTACATCAGCGGCGCCAACCTCCTCTACAACCAGTTCCTCATCGACGCTGAGGAGCCGTCGC
The DNA window shown above is from Myxococcus xanthus and carries:
- a CDS encoding HlyD family secretion protein; its protein translation is MAYPFERTLRSLNYESDTRLVFVALMVLCAGGLIAWSLFAKVPLVKASSQARIEPHNAVHRIEPPSAGRVVLSLLKLDQEVKEGDLLIEFDARAERLELERSNATLAATEKELAIIRQQITNKHEEAALTARVDEVAVKEALGREQELAPRHRLAVERAELAFKSPAGAVSEMEKLERTTDVDALRFAQTAQGLALIRLRREQNVRRQALAAQLLELEREALGAEGRIRELQGTIDRLEYQIERKLYRAPATGHLVDVAELGSGAFIADGQRVGTIVASNAEVRVRARFPKEVVGLIQPGQTARLKLDGYPMTIYGTVPARVTAVGTEPGQTATPEAIPGTVRVELKFAPPDDPRIQLRHGMTLSVEVEVARASPVALLMRAVGEWNPQPEERPTNVFRPEAEAR
- a CDS encoding ATP-binding cassette domain-containing protein; the protein is MTPPRRRRSIIPEVIQISATDCGPASLKSLFAGMGAELNYRVLREVCQTDVDGTSIVTLDEVANQLGLDAEQVMLPLDHVVVPEAKALPAIIVTLSAGGRPHFVVLWNRVGPFIQVMDPAAGRHWTRISTLLSHLYQHTTSVPATGWREWAGSEEAVATFERRLLNLGATQARALVARALKDPGYLSIARLDAACRASEAMIRAGAVRRGRMAAGLLQSMIAKDDSSEVPIPAAYWSVRPNPEVEGELSMTGAVLMRVRGWREAPREGEDAPRAVLASDLATELIAKQVSPARTLLRLRGEDSWVVPGLIAVGLVFATFGRILQSLMLRGVLDLGRDLGTFAQRATGMAVLAGVALCFMLIQIPISLGLLGIGRRLEVRLRKAYFEKLPEMEDRYFQSRLASDMASRTHNIQAMRSLPPLLAQALVLSLEVASITAALIWAAPHAWRIVLALAAVTLLVPLVAQKLLFEPDLRVQMHAGALSGFTLNALVGLTPIRIHGAERSLRRAQETLLVSWSKARYWLQTLSVGFEGGLMLGSYGLVMLLVYSYLAGTDRASLVLLVVYWALRFPILGQRLMMLSRAFPNAMNRVRRLLDVIGDIKEPPARPEAPVQEPVAPADAASGVSIVMEKVRVKGGGHTILDKVSLNIAPGEHVAVVGVSGAGKSTLVGLLLGWLRPARGEIKVDGQVLDQAAVERLRRTTAWVDPAISLWNQSLIDNLRYGNDGAHGWSLSGALKSAEMLDILEALPDGLQTSLGEGGGLVSGGQGQRVRLARAMLRSGVRLAILDEPFRGLDRDRRARLLAESRRLWADITLLCVTHDVEHTQEFDRVLVIENGRILENGPPKELLANKESRYAVLLRADQENRTLLWGGGRWRHWWLSDGQLVERPAPKPVETPVAEPAAGGLELAG
- a CDS encoding IS66 family transposase — encoded protein: MVRTAVRQLHSAPVLAQLRTWLEAQAPRHPPKSPLGQAISYALTQWEALTRFVENERLPLDSNGSEAAA